The Gossypium hirsutum isolate 1008001.06 chromosome D07, Gossypium_hirsutum_v2.1, whole genome shotgun sequence genome includes the window TGTTGAAGACAGGGATATCCAAGAGCAAAATTATGTTGGACCTTCATTTCATGGTGAAGAAAGGAAAATACAATGCCGGAAAAGTGATAAAAAACTTGATTTTCCACCGGAAAGTCCATGACCACTTGTCGTCGTTGAGTTGCCGATCCAACGATGCTCACTTATCCTTCGTTTCACCAAGGGAGTACGAGTTCAGTTGCAGTAACAGCCCGGCTACGGCAGCGTTTTTTTACCACAAGCGTGGCGGTAAGAACCACCACCATGGTTATCAGTTTGGGAAGTCGTCTAAGTATAGATACGATGATGTTACGACGGTGGCTGCGGTGCAGAAGGTTCTTGAGATGTTGAACAATGAGGCGGTGGAGGCGGCGGTGTCGCCGTTGGTTTTACCGGGGTTTGGGGGGAAGAGTCCGTTTGTGAGGCAATTAAGGGTGACGGACTCGCCGTTCCCGTTGAAAGATGAAGGTGGGGGTGATAGTCAAGTGGATATGGCGGCTGAAGAGTTCATTAACAGGTTTTATAAGGATCTTAAGCTGCAAAAAAGAATGTCTGCCTTTTGAAACATGGGgtcgatgatgatgatgattgctgcatatatatatattataagttcataagcatatatatatatacacttttgaTCCATTTAGCAAGGTTGCTCAtgtgaatttttttgttttaatctgACAAAAGTTTGATTACGAAAGGGGTTTTACACTGTAATTTTGCCTTTTTGTAATTTGATTATGTTAAGAAAAGAAGCTTAAAGAGTTGAATGAATAACTGTTAATTCCTTTGAGTAAAAATGCAGTAAATATATACAGAAAATGTAACTAACACTATAACTAATTACATACTGTTACTTAATTTCTAACTAACTATACAAATGCTGGTACAACAGTTTTACACTCTCAACATGCCCCCTCAAGTTGGAGGATGAAAAATGTCTTTCATTCCCAACTTGGTCACTAAGTATTTGTGCTGAGGAATGCTTAATCCTTTAGTGAGTAAATCTGCCATTTGTTCATTTGTTGAGATGTGCTTTGTTTCCACGTCACCTTTTTGAATTTTCTCTCGAATAAAATGACAATTATCTCAATGTGCTTTGTTCTTTCATGGAAGACCGGATTTGAAGCTATTTGAAGGGCAGCTTGATTGTCACAATGTAACAACattggttttgaaattttaactCCCAACTCAGCTAATAAACCTTTCAACCAGACTAGCTCTGCAACTGTGGTAGCCATACTTCTGTATTCTGCTTCTGCAGATGATCTAGATACCGTATTCTGTTTCTTGGATTTCCAGGAAATCAAAGAATTTCCCAATTTGACACAATATCCTGTAACTAACTTTCTAGTCATGTTGCATGAAGCCCAATCAGAGTCACAATATGCATGTATATCTGTCGTTCCTTCTGCTGTGAGAAAAATACCTTGACCAGGATTCTTCTTGAGGTATCTCACAATACGCAAAGCAGCCTCATAATGTTCCTTCTTCGGTTTCTGCATAAACTGACTAAGGTGCTGTACTCCAAATGCAATATCTGGTCTAGTATTGGTGAGATATAGGAGTCTTCCTATTAATCTTTGATATATGCTTGCATCTTCTAATTCTGTATCTGCATCGTGTATGTCTAGTGCTGCATCATATTCCAGACTTGTCATTTTTAGATTCTGCTCCAATGGTGTATTTGCAGGCTTTGCATTTGTCAAACCAAGATCATTAATAAGTTCAAGAACATATTTTCTCTGATTCATAATGATACCCTCTTTAGATCTTGCTATTTCTATGCCAAGGAAATACTTGAGAGTACCCAAATTCTTCATTTTGAAATTCTGATGAAGAGTTGCTTGTAAGTCTTCAATTAAGGATTTGTCATTCCCAGTGATCaagagatcatcaacataaatgagCAAAATAACAACTTTGCTACCAGATGATTTGATGAACATAGAGTAGTCATGCTTACTTTGAACATAACCGGTGTTGATGAGAGCCTCACTGAGCTTCAAATTCCATTGTCTTGAGGCCTGTTTTAATCCATAAAGGGATTTGAGCAGTCTACATACATGATTGCCCCCTGGAGTGCCAAATCCCTGAGGTAAGTGCATGTAAACTTCTTCATAAAGGTCACCTTGAAGAAATGCATTATAGACATCCATTTGAATGAGAGGCCAGTTAAATAAAGCAGCAAGAGCAATAACAATTCGGACTGTAACCTGCTTAACAACTGGGGAAAACGTGTCCTGAAATTCAATACCTTCCTTTTGACTATAGCCTTTAGCCACTAATCTGGCTTTATAGCGTTCAATAGTGCCGTCTGAATGGTATTTGATTCGAAACACCCATTTGCAGCCAATGGGACGTTTTCCTGGTGGGAGTGGAACAACCTCCCAAGTTGAGTTTGCTTCTAAAGCTTGAATTTCCTGTTGCATCGCAGCTTTCCAACAATCATGTTGAATGGCCTCTTGGTAGGTTCGAGGTTCAGAGGTGGTAGAGATGGAAGCAACGAAACATTGAGTGTGTAAAGGTAAGTGATGACATGTTATAAAGTTGGAGATTGAATACTGACCTTGTGCAGTAgtagaagaagatgaagaagtaGGACAAATGTAATCTTGCATCCAGACAGGTGGTTTGGTGTTTCGGGTGCTTCTTCGAGAAGGATAAGAGGGTAAGGAAGATGTTGGTAGGGTAGAAGAAATAGAGGAAGTAGGGAGggaaggtggtggtggtggtgttgAAGTGGTAAAAGAAAATCAGGATCATGCAAAGAACCAAATGTATTGTCATCCAAGGGAAAGAGGGGTTGATCTTTGGAGGGTGTTGTAAAAGGAAAGACAGATTCATGAAATAGAACATCTCGACTAACAAAAATTTTTTGGGAAACAGGATTGAACAGGATATATCCTTTTTGGACTTGAGAATAACCCATAAAAATGGATGGTGTAGCTTTGGGAGAAAATTTATCATGCAGATTGGTTACTGTGGCATAGCAAAGacaaccaaaaattttaaggtgAGAAAGATTTGGTGGCCTATTATACAGCAGCTCAAAAGGTGTTTTCCAGCGAAGTACTGCAGAAGGTAACCTATTAATTAAGTAACGAGCTGTTAAAACACATTCCCCCCAAAACTTAACAGGTACATGCGATTGAAATTTTAATGCTCGGGCAACATCTAAAAGATGGCGGTGTTTGCGTTCGGCCACACCGTTTTGCTGAGGTGTGTGGACACAAGATGATTGGTGAATGATTCCAAGGGATTGAAAAAAGAAAGTACCTTCTTTAGTAAAAAATTCATGACCATTGTCACTGCGAACAGTTTTAACAATTCCAGAAAATTGTGTTTTGGCTAACATAATAAACTGCTTAAGGTAAAAAAGGGCATCACTCTTAAGTTTTAAAAGATATATCCACGTCATTCGAGTATGGTCATCAACAATGGTTAAAAAATATCTATGACCAGAATGAGTTGAAGTGCAATAAGGACCCCAGAGATCGACATGGACAAGAGTAAAAGGTTTTGATTCTCGTGAAGTACTTTGTGGAAAGGGTAAGCGTGTTTGTTTTGCTAATGGACAGACAGTGCATGTTTGAATGTTATGAGAATGCACAAAGCCATTATGTAAAAAGtgtattttattcatctttgaaAAAGATGTGTGACCAAGTCTAGCATGCCACAGAGGGTAATCAACATGCttaaaaacagataaagaagtaACATTTGAAGAATGTACAGGAAGAGGTACGGGTAGGGAAGTGGGAGTTGAGGAGGGTTGAGGGAGGAGTAGATAAAGACCATCTTGTTCCTTACCAATCCCCATCATCTTTCCACTGCAAAGGTCCTGTAAAACACAAAATGTAGGATAAAAGGAAACAAAACAATTGAGATCTTTGGTGAGTTTAGAAATGGAGAGAAGGTTAAAATTGAATGAGGGAATGTAAAGAACATCTTTAAGAGTGTGATGAGGTGTAAGATTATGAGTACCAATATGAGTGATGGTGGCTGTGTTACCAGTAGGCAATTTAACAAAAGTGTTGTTAGCACATGCAACAGGTTGAattaaagcattaaaagcatGCGTCATGTGATTAGAAGCCCCAGTCTTAAGAATCCAATGAATCGGATCAGATGCATAAGATATACCTGCCATGTGAGCTACAGCTTGCACAGAAGAGTTCTTGTGTAATAGGTCCAAGATCTGTTGATACTGTTCAGCAGTAAATGTAGGAGCCGAAACAATAGATGGTGAAGAAGCAGGCATAGCAGGAGAATCAGAAGAAGGAACAACAACTTGATTGACAGTTGGTGATTTCTTCTTGGTGAACTTGAAATCAGCAGGAAAGCCATTGAGGCGATAGCAGTCGGTTCGAATGTGACCCCGTTTTTGACAATAACTACAAGACAAATCAGAACGCTTCTTGGAAACCGAAGAAGTTGATGATTGCTGACTAAGAAGAGCAGTAGGTTCCGAGACAGGTAGTGGAGAAGCAAGTTCTCGTTGAGTTTCATCACGCATGACAAGCGAGTAAGCCTGATTAACTGTGGGCAAAGGTTGCATCAAAAGGATCTGGGATCAAACATTAGAATATGTTtcatttaaacatatcaaaaattgaaaaagacgtTGTTGTTGAAGTTGAGCATTTCGGCGAATAAGATCACAATCGCAGGTAGATGAAGGAACAAGAACATCATATTCATCCCAAAATAATCGAAGCTTAGTAAAGTAAGTGGAAATAGAATAAGCTCCCTGAGTGTGAGTGGAAATAGCACGATGGAGATAGTAAATACGAGAACCATCAACCTTGTCATATCGTTCCTGAAGATCCTTCCAAACAATGGCAGCATTGGACGCAAAAACAATTCCAGCAGAAAGTTCCTGAGTAACAGTGTTAAGGATCCAAGAAAGAACCAAAGCATTGCATCTATCCCAATGAGGCATTAGATCAGCATCAAAGTCAGCACGGGAACATGAACCATCAATAAAACCAAGCTTATTCTTGGCAAGAAGGGCGATACGCATAGACCTGCTCCAAACGCAATAGTTTTCAGTTCCAGTGAGCTGATGAGAAACCAAAAGCATTCCTGGCATGTCAGAAGGATGCAAATAAAGAGGATGGCCAAATGGCAAATTGAAAGAGGAAGGATtagccatgaagaaaaaaaagaaagaagagaagagaagaatgaagaagaaaactaGATCAAAGATGATCAGGAAAAAGGTTTAGCCTGATACCATGTTAAGAAAAGAAGCTTAAAGAGTTGAATGAATAACTGTTAATTCCTTTGAGTAAAAATGCAGTAAATATATacgaagtttttttttaataattgtaaaataaggaGTATGTAGGTGACTGTATTTTTCTTATAAtcttgaaaaagagaaaaaagaatatGTGTTTAAGTTTCGTCTAACTATGAATATCATTACTTtacgaaaattataaaataaattcaattattgaTATTCACAAAAAAACTACCTGCAATTTTTAATTTCCGTAAAATATGTGAAATCATATTAGTTTAATGAAATAATTTTGGAGGTTGATGGAGAGTGGGATGTCTTGGATTTATTAGctttttagggtttcttttttttgttttaaaatatatttttcttgtaTTTGCAGTGTAGCTGTCTTAATTTTTGATAGTGATGGCTGTCCTTAatttttgttgatttattttACGTCACTATAGGAGTTTGCCATGCATGAAAGtcaatataatttcatttcattttcatgtGGTTAGTTGCTTTGGAAACAATTAATGCAGTTAAGTTGcttttaaacaaatatatatatctttatatttttccattaaaatctataataaaaaaaatcccttctcctagtaattttttttaaagtttcgtTTGGCAAATAACCGTTTGAACTCTCAACAATGATAAGTATTGTTTTTGAGTCGTGCCAGATTTCGTCAAGAGACAAAACATCAACATGATTCAAGGACAATACCTTTTATATGGAGGACAGGTCAGTTACCCGACAAACAACACTTTAAAGACTTCTTTCAATGAGTCAGCCTCTTCAACAGTAGTAAAAGAAAATAGGGCAGGCAATGATGTTAGCTCCACCAAATGATAAATTTTTCATTTAAcccctaaaattttatgaaattacatattaatttaattgtaaaattacatTTAAACCCTTCAAAATTTTATGATTCTCTCTGACTTCCAAAAGTAATTTTCAGGCCCGGTGTATAACTGTTAATTAATGACTTAGATATTAACACATCACTtgaatattgaaaataatttatttttcaaaaaattaaatttattggtaATACATCAAATAGTATCAGATATGAAcagggttttttttatttaatatagtaAGGTAACATGTTGTCGGTCTATAATTCTAGATATGGAAGCAAATTTgcataatattattaaataggAAATAACAAAGAACTTGCTGGTCCAAGAAATGgctataattttaattaataatgggTGAGAGGTTATATTTATTTCCATTAAATTCCATAAATGATTGAAGTTTTGAGTCTTTTATCACTTTTATCTCTTGCACCTAAAACATGGTTTCATTTTTCTCCTCCCCGAAgcaataaattataaatgaaaCTTTAGTCAAAATTTGTTATTGgtccttatattttaataaagtttgaaatttgatccttacataaattaaatcatCTCATttttttgacttgaaaattataaTTCGATTATTAACAAATTTAGCATTTTTTGTCATCATATGTCattaaagaaaaagttagaagTCTGATATTAAGAGGATCgagattgaattataaattttgagagccaaaatatttttttttctttttcatgattAGCTTACGACTTTCACTTTTTCGAGGATCAACAGACGATTTTCTCGAACTAAGGAGGAGCTCAAGGGACTTATATGCGGCTTGTACCACTCTTATGTGCCCATCATATCAAGGTAGTTTTGATATcatcatttttaatatatttttataaattataattttaaaaagattaaattcaaatttcatcatttttaatatcaaattataattttattatgtatttacttataattttataaattttggggcGTAAAGAATAATTTTCCAATTTTAGGGGCCTACCCCTTCTTTTGCCTTGCTAATCGACAtgctaagtttaattttttttataagaaaatattaatttgattagaaactttaaatagaaaaaaatatggtaatttattttttatttttttaagtataaagattaaatttcaatttaatcaaaatagagggactaatagcaattttgatgatatatatatatatttgtgattatcactgttgacaccatttttttgaatgaaaacggggtcgacttggatttaaaaaaataagaatgaaaacgggagtcgccaccaatccttttttgacgaggtgtgatcgggtcacctcaaaaagtggttgtttttaataaatgatttaattttattaaaacaacgattttggtctacgaaattcagaaaaatgagttcgggagccggttacgcacgaggaaggattagcaccctcgatacgcccaaaattggtacctagttgattaattagtgtcttagtgtcgaaaattgaaaatttgaagagttttaaaaaatgcgatccttaaaagaaaatctgatatcgtgaattgaaacataagattctcttgttccgaaggaatatcacatccagcacgttaggacacgatactctaaccatcgaaaccaagatcaccttatagtttaatgaaaccatactttgaagttttaagaggatattcggctatttagccaaacgagaaatcgaaacccagcacgttagggcacgttttctcgattttccaaacgcgaaatattgccttatttagaaaaatacaagtgaaattccggagagatattcgattattttggacaaacGGGAGATTGcagcccagcacgatagggcactattccgcgaattgccaaatattgAGTCTCGTCTtcatgataaaatataataagtataataaactatatttaaaattattataaaatatgtatataaaaagaaatagtacaaaaaaatgattattagtaaaaaaaatataacaagtaatgtgatacatataatgacgatttatacataaaataattcgttttattttaaatatatatatatatgaagcatataacaaatatataaataaataaataatataataatgtgaaACTTAACTCCAATTGATCAAATTAGatgaaaagaaataagaaataatgaaaatgatataataagtataataaataatagtgtaaaaaatagtataataaataataggaaataataaaaaaatgataataaaaaaatagtaacattagattaataataataccaaaaaaaattgtgataaaagtgtctaaaataaacaaaataggacttaattgaattaaaaaataaaattctagagTGAAAACAGAATAAAAGGATACAAGGGGACCAAAATGGACACGTGGGTAATGAGGGAGGGGTCTGGGCGCAAATTTCCGGGGTAATTTGAAAgcatttaaagaaaacaaaaaaaggactTGATTGAACGTAGGCACCCAGGACAGGGACTAATCGCGAAAATTTCCCATTTAAAAGAAATGTGCACATTTCCATCCCTTAATGCACGGTAAGCTTTTTCCCTTCCCAAGGCTCTACTTTTGAGgggaaaaaaacaaataaagcctacttttttattttttatttttaaaacattgaacaaaaataaatttttaaaggaaataaaagaattacaagagaaaagagaaaaaataaaaaaaatactccattaaaataaaataaaatcgcaAGCAAATGAAATGATTAAAACAATACTGAGGACCAAAATACGATGCGCGCCAACTAATGgggattaaaaaaacaaaattatcccaaataccaaaacgcaGTACTCTAGCGCGGACCGAATTGAGATTACACACAAATTTTAGGGTAAAaacgaaagaaacaaaatagagttTAATTAAAAGACAGCACAAATGGAGGGGACCAACCATGCAAATTACCCACTTAAAGTGAGAATGCGTGGATTTAGCCTGTGGATCAGGCCACTCGCAGACCCccccttttttttgaaataaaataggaaatagttaaataaaaattaaagtaaaaggaaAGGTATAAATTACAAATGACAGAAAGTTGCCGAGGACCAAATCACTTATGCGCTCGAAGTTGTGGGGACGAAATGGGACAATATCCCAAGTCCTATGCGCTTCGTTTCATTTGTCCAGGTCGGGGACTAAATCAGAAATGAAATACAATAATagggcaaaaataaaaaaagaaaaacacgaATCAGGACCACATTGTAATGCGGTTCAAAATCAAAGGGACTCGCCACATAAATagcctcatttttttgttttatcttaTTTAGCCCTAGGAAACTTTAAAAGAACGCAGCCCCTTCCATCCTCTCCCCCTCTTTCTTGCGACTAGAGTCTCAAAGCCCTCATGGCCGCCGTTGCCATGGTACCACCGCAGGCGGTGGTCGATGACTCGAGGAGAAGGGTTTGTTCGACCCCTTTTGGATCCATATTCGGGGATCTAGTATTTCCTCCATGAGAAATCGAAATGGAAGCCCCCCATCTTCGTTGGATTCGGTTCAAACGGAGAAGAACTCCGACAGTGCCGACGGTTCAAGATTTAGGTAACAGCTTTCTCTCTTCCTTTTCCTCTTTTTCGTTTTAAAACAGATTTTTtgtaaagaaaatcaaaaaaaaataaaacagaagaTGTATATACAAATAAAGAAACGGAAATGAAGGGACGCAAGAATGAATTTCAACCTCTTTTTTTTCTGATTGCTTGAATCCTGGTACAAaacttttgttctttttatttcttttttcccttttttagaaTACCATCGGTTCCCCCCTAAAATACAATCGATTCCCCCTTTGAAATATCAAAAATCCTCTCCCCCCTCTGCTGTGATCcatttttggctttttaaagccgatCTATAAGACATTCCTTTCCTATTTTTTGTTTTCGttcttttgtttattcttttcCCCATTCCTTGCATGCTTCCTTTTGCTGTTGTGTTTGTTCTTGTTGCAGGTGGTGGGCACGGTGGAGCAggtgggagtgtcagacgcgtgggcgTCGTGGTGGCCAAGGCCGAGGCGTGCGAGTGGCGACCGGTCAGAGGCGTGCATGCGTGAGGGGGGCAGACGAGGCTGAGCGACGCGCCCTAGGCATGCTGCGCCTAGGGTTTTCTGCTGcaaacatttgttttttttttatttgggctagggtttctgctaTTGGGCTAGGTAGTGGGT containing:
- the LOC107932198 gene encoding uncharacterized protein yields the protein MESFSKMEMEASPPVVEKKLWNIVRIVFLMLKTGISKSKIMLDLHFMVKKGKYNAGKVIKNLIFHRKVHDHLSSLSCRSNDAHLSFVSPREYEFSCSNSPATAAFFYHKRGGKNHHHGYQFGKSSKYRYDDVTTVAAVQKVLEMLNNEAVEAAVSPLVLPGFGGKSPFVRQLRVTDSPFPLKDEGGGDSQVDMAAEEFINRFYKDLKLQKRMSAF
- the LOC107932222 gene encoding uncharacterized protein, whose amino-acid sequence is MRNRNGSPPSSLDSVQTEKNSDSADGSRFRWWARWSRWECQTRGRRGGQGRGVRVATGQRRACVRGADEAERRALGMLRLGFSAANICFFFIWARVSAIGLGSGLNFGFVIF